A genomic segment from Curtobacterium sp. MCSS17_007 encodes:
- the pheS gene encoding phenylalanine--tRNA ligase subunit alpha: protein MSEHLEISEPAVAAAVDGALAAVRAATTVAELKQARAEHTGEQSPLARMNAAMRSVPKDQKAAAGKLVGQARAQVNQAVAAQESVLAEAEERARLESERVDVTALPVRRTPGSRHPLSVLNETVADIFVGMGWEVAEGPELEHEWFNFDALNFDPDHPARAMADTIFVEPVDRHLVMRTHTSPVQVRSLLSRELPLYVIAPGRVYRADELDATHLPVFTQVEGIAIDKGLTMAHLRGTLEHFARQVFGAEAQIRLRPNYFPFTEPSAEMDVWQPNAKGGARWVEWGGCGMVNPNVLRSAGIDPDEYQGFAFGMGIERTLQFRNGLNDMRDFLEGDIRFSQQFGTVV, encoded by the coding sequence GTGTCAGAACACCTCGAGATCAGCGAACCGGCCGTCGCCGCCGCCGTGGACGGGGCCCTCGCCGCCGTCCGTGCCGCGACGACCGTTGCCGAGCTGAAGCAGGCCAGGGCCGAGCACACCGGGGAGCAGTCTCCGCTCGCACGGATGAACGCCGCCATGCGCAGCGTGCCGAAGGACCAGAAAGCCGCGGCGGGCAAGCTGGTCGGGCAGGCCCGCGCCCAGGTCAACCAGGCGGTCGCCGCGCAGGAGTCCGTCCTGGCCGAGGCCGAGGAGCGCGCGCGTCTCGAGTCCGAGCGCGTCGACGTCACCGCGCTGCCCGTCCGCCGGACGCCCGGATCCCGCCACCCGCTCTCGGTCCTCAACGAGACCGTCGCCGACATCTTCGTCGGCATGGGGTGGGAAGTGGCAGAGGGCCCGGAGCTCGAGCACGAGTGGTTCAACTTCGACGCCCTCAACTTCGACCCCGACCACCCCGCGCGGGCGATGGCGGACACGATCTTCGTCGAGCCGGTCGACCGGCACCTGGTGATGCGCACCCACACCTCCCCGGTGCAGGTGCGTTCGCTCCTGTCACGCGAGCTGCCGCTCTACGTGATCGCGCCGGGGCGCGTCTACCGTGCCGACGAGCTCGACGCCACGCACCTGCCGGTCTTCACCCAGGTCGAGGGCATCGCGATCGACAAGGGCCTGACGATGGCGCACCTGCGCGGCACGCTCGAGCACTTCGCCCGTCAGGTGTTCGGCGCCGAGGCCCAGATCCGGCTCCGCCCGAACTACTTCCCGTTCACCGAGCCCAGCGCCGAGATGGACGTCTGGCAGCCGAACGCCAAGGGCGGCGCGCGGTGGGTCGAGTGGGGCGGCTGCGGCATGGTGAACCCCAACGTCCTGCGCTCCGCCGGCATCGACCCGGACGAGTACCAGGGCTTCGCGTTCGGCATGGGCATCGAGCGGACGCTGCAGTTCCGCAACGGGCTCAACGACATGCGTGACTTCCTCGAGGGCGACATCCGCTTCTCGCAGCAGTTCGGAACGGTGGTCTGA
- the rpmI gene encoding 50S ribosomal protein L35 gives MPKQKTHSGSKKRFKVTGSGKIMKQQAGMRHNLEVKSAKRKARLNEDQVLAKADAKNVKKLLGH, from the coding sequence ATGCCCAAGCAGAAGACCCACTCCGGGTCGAAGAAGCGCTTCAAGGTCACCGGTAGCGGCAAGATCATGAAGCAGCAGGCCGGTATGCGTCACAACCTCGAGGTCAAGAGCGCCAAGCGCAAGGCCCGCCTCAACGAGGACCAGGTCCTCGCGAAGGCCGACGCGAAGAACGTCAAGAAGCTTCTCGGCCACTGA
- a CDS encoding RNA methyltransferase, producing the protein MSDLLENPKSGRVRAVAALAKKDVRADTGLFLLEGPQAVREAIEYGPELLRELYVTPTAAARYGLDDAPVDTWFVTEQVLETMADTVTPQGVVAVCQQFPTSVREVFPDPGSVGAEARGASATEGSLPGLVAILEQVRDPGNAGTIIRAADAAGADAVVLTGRSVDPYNPKVVRSTTGSLFHVPVSVGVTLADAVARAKALGYTVLAADVSGDDLPEVRADGMLDGPTAWVFGNEARGLTSEDLELVDRAVKVPIYGRAESMNLATAASVCLYESAFAQRVARSSTDR; encoded by the coding sequence GTGAGCGATCTCCTCGAGAACCCGAAGTCCGGACGTGTCAGGGCCGTCGCGGCCCTCGCGAAGAAGGACGTCCGCGCCGACACCGGGCTGTTCCTGCTCGAGGGACCGCAGGCAGTGCGTGAGGCGATCGAGTACGGCCCGGAGCTCCTCCGCGAGCTGTACGTGACACCGACGGCGGCCGCTCGCTACGGGCTCGACGACGCACCGGTCGACACCTGGTTCGTCACCGAGCAGGTGCTCGAGACCATGGCGGACACCGTGACGCCGCAGGGCGTCGTCGCGGTGTGCCAGCAGTTCCCGACCTCGGTGCGCGAGGTCTTCCCCGACCCCGGGTCGGTCGGTGCGGAGGCCCGGGGTGCTTCGGCGACGGAGGGCTCGCTGCCCGGGTTGGTCGCGATCCTCGAACAGGTGCGTGACCCCGGCAACGCCGGCACGATCATCCGTGCCGCCGACGCGGCCGGTGCCGACGCCGTGGTGCTGACCGGGCGCTCGGTGGACCCGTACAACCCGAAGGTGGTCCGGTCCACCACGGGGTCGCTCTTCCACGTGCCGGTCTCGGTCGGCGTGACGCTCGCCGACGCCGTCGCCCGGGCGAAGGCCCTCGGGTACACGGTCCTGGCGGCCGACGTGTCCGGCGACGACCTGCCGGAGGTCCGGGCGGACGGCATGCTCGACGGGCCGACCGCCTGGGTCTTCGGGAACGAGGCCCGCGGGCTCACCTCCGAGGACCTCGAGCTGGTCGACCGTGCCGTCAAGGTCCCGATCTACGGCAGGGCCGAGTCGATGAACCTCGCGACCGCAGCATCGGTGTGCCTGTACGAGTCGGCCTTCGCGCAGCGGGTCGCCCGGTCCTCCACAGACCGCTGA
- a CDS encoding DUF1844 domain-containing protein: protein MTDTPQNAASEEARDIAEVPAVELINTVAVHLLSAAAVKVGLADDPQEQTDLDEARKLITALAGLVTAAATEIGDHHARPLRDGLRSVQLAFREASTIPDAPGKGPGEKYTGPVN, encoded by the coding sequence GTGACCGACACCCCGCAGAACGCTGCCAGCGAGGAAGCCCGCGACATCGCCGAGGTCCCCGCGGTCGAGCTCATCAACACCGTGGCCGTCCACCTGCTCAGCGCGGCGGCCGTGAAGGTCGGGCTCGCCGACGACCCGCAGGAGCAGACGGACCTCGACGAGGCTCGCAAGCTCATCACCGCACTGGCCGGTCTGGTCACGGCCGCCGCCACCGAGATCGGGGACCACCACGCCCGCCCGCTGCGCGACGGGCTGCGATCGGTGCAGCTCGCGTTCCGCGAGGCGTCGACCATCCCGGACGCGCCGGGCAAGGGCCCCGGCGAGAAGTACACCGGTCCCGTCAACTGA
- a CDS encoding phosphotransferase, with protein sequence MSAEAPGQVSDRTLEGWIAAQRWYAAKGGTPALRTIAETAGTRLVLDDAATGPVLYQVPVVTGADAGADPVDGTTDPDWVQGLVSRIDADPSSLRPIGELTASRVLSGEQSNTSVICDTASGAQVIVKVFRVLHHGDNPDVTTQLALSAAGSDRVPAVYGALHATWPDTGRPDGTASGHLAFAQEFLPGLEDAWRVALRDARAGASWDAQAAALGEALAEVHRTLATALPTQPADQDRRDAAIETMHARLDAAAREAPTVEPHVDAVRAVYERAAVSQWPVLQRIHGDLHLGQVLAAPAPRGWVFLDFEGEPLRPLAERTLPDVTLRDVAGMLRSFDYVAGALAHDAEFVDAGAWAQAARATFLDGYRRGTGGDLEEHRALLDAFELDKAVYEVVYETRNRPDWTEIPLAAVARLAAASADAD encoded by the coding sequence ATGAGCGCCGAGGCACCGGGACAGGTCAGTGACCGCACGTTGGAGGGCTGGATCGCAGCACAGCGGTGGTACGCGGCGAAGGGCGGGACACCGGCGCTCCGCACGATCGCCGAGACCGCGGGCACCCGACTGGTCCTCGACGACGCCGCGACGGGGCCGGTGCTGTACCAGGTGCCCGTGGTCACGGGTGCCGACGCGGGGGCCGACCCGGTGGACGGCACCACGGACCCCGACTGGGTGCAGGGTCTCGTCTCCCGCATCGACGCCGACCCGTCGAGCCTCCGCCCCATCGGCGAGCTCACCGCGTCGCGCGTGCTCTCGGGCGAGCAGTCGAACACCTCCGTGATCTGCGACACCGCGAGCGGGGCGCAGGTCATCGTCAAGGTGTTCCGCGTGCTCCACCACGGCGACAACCCCGACGTCACGACGCAGCTCGCGCTCTCCGCCGCCGGCAGCGACCGGGTGCCCGCCGTGTACGGGGCCCTCCACGCCACCTGGCCCGACACCGGGCGACCCGACGGCACCGCGTCCGGGCACCTCGCCTTCGCGCAGGAGTTCCTCCCCGGTCTCGAGGACGCCTGGCGCGTGGCCCTCCGTGACGCGAGGGCGGGGGCGTCGTGGGACGCGCAGGCCGCAGCACTGGGCGAAGCGCTCGCCGAGGTCCACCGGACGCTCGCCACCGCGCTGCCGACGCAGCCGGCGGACCAGGACCGCCGCGACGCCGCGATCGAGACCATGCACGCCCGCCTCGACGCCGCAGCCCGCGAGGCCCCCACCGTCGAGCCCCACGTCGATGCCGTCCGTGCCGTGTACGAACGCGCGGCCGTGTCGCAGTGGCCGGTCCTGCAGCGCATCCACGGCGACCTGCACCTCGGACAGGTCCTCGCCGCCCCCGCCCCGCGCGGCTGGGTGTTCCTCGACTTCGAGGGCGAACCCCTCCGGCCCCTCGCCGAGCGCACGCTGCCCGACGTCACCCTGCGCGACGTCGCGGGCATGCTGCGGTCCTTCGACTACGTCGCCGGTGCCCTCGCGCACGACGCGGAGTTCGTCGACGCGGGCGCCTGGGCGCAGGCCGCACGTGCCACGTTCCTCGACGGCTACCGGCGCGGGACCGGGGGCGACCTCGAGGAGCACCGTGCGTTGCTCGACGCCTTCGAACTCGACAAGGCCGTCTACGAGGTCGTCTACGAGACGCGGAACCGGCCGGACTGGACCGAGATCCCCCTGGCCGCGGTCGCGCGGCTCGCCGCCGCAAGCGCGGACGCCGACTGA
- the infC gene encoding translation initiation factor IF-3, with amino-acid sequence MKELRITDPRTNDRIRVPEVRLVGPQGEQVGVVPIAMALRLAQEAELDLVEVAPNSKPPVAKIMDYGKFKYEAAQKAKEARRNQVNTDLKEVRFRLKIDVHDYETKRKRAEGFLLGGDKVKAMILFRGREQSRPEQGVRLLQKFAEEIAEFGVVESRPTQDGRNMTMIIAPLKNKSDVKGEQNAKRAAQKAERRASEHAAKGKEADEATGSAPAEAPAE; translated from the coding sequence TTGAAGGAGCTCCGCATCACCGATCCCCGCACCAACGACCGAATCCGCGTTCCCGAGGTCCGACTCGTCGGCCCCCAGGGTGAGCAGGTCGGCGTTGTCCCGATCGCCATGGCCCTGCGTCTCGCGCAGGAAGCCGAACTGGATCTGGTCGAGGTCGCCCCGAACTCGAAGCCGCCCGTGGCCAAGATCATGGACTACGGCAAGTTCAAGTACGAGGCAGCGCAGAAGGCCAAGGAAGCGCGTCGCAACCAGGTGAACACCGACCTCAAGGAGGTCCGGTTCCGTCTGAAGATCGACGTGCACGACTACGAGACCAAGCGCAAGCGCGCCGAGGGCTTCCTCCTCGGCGGCGACAAGGTGAAGGCGATGATCCTCTTCCGCGGCCGCGAGCAGTCGCGTCCGGAGCAGGGCGTCCGTCTCCTCCAGAAGTTCGCCGAGGAGATCGCCGAGTTCGGCGTCGTCGAGTCGCGTCCGACCCAGGACGGCCGCAACATGACGATGATCATCGCCCCCCTCAAGAACAAGTCCGACGTCAAGGGCGAGCAGAACGCGAAGCGTGCTGCGCAGAAGGCCGAGCGTCGTGCGTCGGAGCACGCGGCGAAGGGCAAGGAGGCCGACGAGGCCACCGGGTCCGCGCCGGCCGAGGCTCCCGCCGAATAG
- the rplT gene encoding 50S ribosomal protein L20: MARVKRAVNAAKKRRVILERAEGYRGQRSRLYRKAKEQVTHSLVYAYRDRHAKKGEFRRLWIQRINAASRANGLTYNRLIQGLNLAGVEVDRRILADLAVNNPETFAALVETAKKALPADTSAPKAA, from the coding sequence ATGGCACGTGTCAAGAGAGCGGTCAACGCCGCCAAGAAGCGTCGCGTCATCCTCGAGCGCGCCGAGGGCTACCGCGGCCAGCGTTCGCGCCTGTACCGCAAGGCGAAGGAGCAGGTCACCCACTCCCTCGTCTACGCGTACCGTGACCGTCACGCGAAGAAGGGCGAGTTCCGTCGCCTGTGGATCCAGCGCATCAACGCCGCGTCGCGCGCGAACGGCCTGACCTATAACCGCCTCATCCAGGGTCTGAACCTGGCCGGCGTCGAGGTCGACCGTCGCATCCTCGCGGACCTCGCGGTGAACAACCCCGAGACGTTCGCGGCGCTCGTCGAGACCGCCAAGAAGGCCCTGCCGGCCGACACCTCGGCCCCGAAGGCCGCGTAG